Below is a genomic region from Heliomicrobium undosum.
AAGACAAAAATGCAGAGATCGGCAACCGATTTTTGCAGGGGCACTATGCCAACATCTACGCTAGTTTTTCTTAGTGCTTAGGGCATGCCGTAGGCGGTAACTCTCACCAGCAAAGGTCAGAATGTGGGCATGATGGACCAGCCTATCGACCAAAGCCGCTGTTAGACGAGTAT
It encodes:
- a CDS encoding ATP-binding protein, translating into TRLTAALVDRLVHHAHILTFAGESYRLRHALSTKKN